A genomic stretch from Corynebacterium terpenotabidum Y-11 includes:
- a CDS encoding penicillin-binding transpeptidase domain-containing protein — protein sequence MRPTRSHLRRILAAVSAVSLVSAAACTPRPDVADDVVKDFLGDLEDRDIDGASGGTDAVDVAAEQIDATWTGLQADGLDATLNDVKTNGDVSTAMYTLDWDLPGDRNFTYDATLTATKSGSDWTVRWSPTVMHPDLGNGQHLELRKVAAQTADVVGSDGAVLLTPGIQWRINVDTDKVTDLSGTMRKIAAALESAHSRDDSVPTIDVATATSEAQDAGGTYSVAVLSDLVGSQVSDILGDVDGVSFNDEPTMVRPDPGFAPDILSRISGLVGDDLEGTDGWEIVKATSGGASVGSVDSVAATPAPAVEVSLSKEVQTAAQLAVDTRDDAQAMMVVLRPSTGEILAVAQTPKADEEGDLALTGQYPPGSTFKMITAAAGVGEQDLTAASMVGCPSTINLGGRTVTNYNGFSLGTTTLRNAFAQSCNTTFAEISTNLPEGKLKDVAADFGLGRDYDIPGLDTITGSVPTGEVMLDLTESGYGQGLDLASPFGMALVAATVANGRTPVPTLVETGTGGTKDADGEAATEGDPIDQHVLDNLREMMRAVVTSGSGSAISGAGEVYAKTGEAEYNGGSHAWFAGYRGDLAFATLIVGGGGSEHAVAVTSQFFTELDNAGGE from the coding sequence ATGCGACCCACCCGCTCCCACCTCCGCCGGATCCTCGCCGCAGTATCGGCGGTGAGCCTGGTGTCCGCGGCAGCGTGTACGCCGCGTCCTGACGTTGCCGATGATGTCGTCAAGGATTTCCTCGGTGATCTGGAGGACCGCGACATCGATGGAGCATCCGGGGGGACCGACGCGGTGGACGTGGCCGCCGAGCAGATCGACGCCACCTGGACCGGTCTGCAGGCGGACGGCCTGGATGCCACGCTCAATGACGTGAAGACCAACGGGGACGTCTCCACGGCGATGTACACCCTGGACTGGGATCTTCCCGGGGACCGGAACTTCACCTACGACGCCACGTTGACCGCCACGAAATCGGGGTCGGACTGGACGGTGCGCTGGTCACCGACGGTCATGCACCCGGATCTCGGGAACGGACAGCACCTGGAGCTGCGTAAAGTCGCCGCCCAGACTGCCGATGTCGTCGGTTCAGACGGGGCTGTGCTGCTCACCCCGGGTATCCAGTGGCGCATCAACGTGGATACGGACAAGGTCACCGACCTGTCCGGCACGATGCGGAAGATCGCGGCGGCGTTGGAGTCCGCCCACTCCCGGGACGATTCCGTACCGACGATCGACGTTGCGACGGCGACCAGCGAGGCGCAGGACGCCGGGGGAACCTATTCCGTCGCTGTTCTCAGCGATCTGGTGGGCAGCCAGGTCAGTGACATCCTCGGGGACGTTGACGGGGTGAGCTTCAACGACGAGCCGACGATGGTGCGTCCCGACCCCGGTTTCGCCCCGGATATCCTCTCGCGGATCTCCGGACTCGTCGGCGATGACCTCGAGGGCACCGACGGATGGGAGATCGTCAAGGCCACCAGCGGCGGTGCGTCCGTCGGCAGTGTCGATTCGGTGGCCGCCACTCCGGCCCCGGCCGTGGAAGTCAGCCTGTCGAAGGAGGTGCAGACCGCCGCCCAGCTTGCGGTGGACACCCGCGACGATGCCCAGGCGATGATGGTCGTCCTCCGGCCCAGTACCGGTGAGATTCTCGCTGTCGCCCAGACACCGAAGGCTGATGAGGAGGGCGATCTGGCCCTGACCGGGCAGTACCCGCCCGGATCGACCTTCAAGATGATCACCGCCGCGGCCGGGGTGGGGGAGCAGGACCTCACCGCCGCCTCGATGGTGGGCTGCCCCTCGACGATCAACCTCGGCGGACGCACCGTCACCAACTACAACGGGTTCTCCCTGGGCACCACGACGCTGCGCAACGCCTTCGCCCAGTCCTGCAACACGACCTTCGCCGAGATCTCCACGAACCTGCCGGAGGGGAAGTTGAAGGACGTCGCCGCGGATTTCGGGCTGGGCCGCGACTACGATATCCCCGGATTGGACACCATCACCGGATCCGTGCCGACCGGTGAGGTCATGCTGGACCTCACCGAGTCCGGCTACGGGCAGGGTCTGGACCTGGCGAGCCCGTTCGGGATGGCGCTTGTCGCCGCGACCGTCGCGAACGGTCGGACGCCGGTACCGACCCTGGTGGAGACCGGGACAGGTGGGACGAAGGATGCCGACGGCGAGGCCGCGACGGAAGGTGATCCGATTGACCAGCATGTCCTCGACAACCTCCGGGAGATGATGCGGGCCGTGGTCACCAGTGGTTCCGGCTCGGCGATCTCCGGGGCCGGTGAAGTGTACGCGAAGACCGGTGAGGCCGAGTACAACGGCGGCTCGCACGCCTGGTTCGCCGGCTACCGGGGTGACCTCGCGTTCGCCACACTCATCGTCGGTGGTGGTGGGTCGGAGCATGCGGTGGCAGTGACCAGTCAGTTCTTCACTGAGCTGGACAATGCTGGCGGGGAGTGA
- a CDS encoding M50 family metallopeptidase has protein sequence MDYALGVFLFALGIAVTIALHEAGHMVAARSFGMRVRRYFIGFGPTLWSTTRGHTEYGLKAIPFGGFCDIAGMTALDPYTEDEKPYLMVDRPAWQRIAVMLAGVFVNIVLAMAIIFGVALVWGLPSTSTQQVPAVVAETMCTPATIADAKADGGAGRCEGDGPAADSGLQVGDTVTSVNGVAVEDFPEMVEQLDIVGADAADAGASVGDRVTVPATVDRDGSTVTLDLQVEVVERETQSGGSTLTGAIGMRIDNPNAELVQYNPITAVGGTVDYSWYIVKETAKALVDLPQRYWPVVESIFGGDRSNDSPVSVVGASRAGGELIEHDQWMAFLLLLANLNFFLAAFNLVPLPPMDGGHAVIVLYEKIRDWFRRRRGLEPGGPADYTRLLPVTYAITAILLVFGVTVMVADVVNPVRLF, from the coding sequence GTGGACTACGCGCTAGGCGTCTTCCTCTTCGCGCTCGGCATCGCAGTCACCATCGCGCTGCACGAGGCCGGCCACATGGTCGCCGCCCGGTCCTTCGGGATGCGGGTGCGCCGCTACTTCATCGGTTTCGGACCGACCCTCTGGTCGACGACGAGGGGCCATACCGAGTACGGACTGAAGGCCATCCCCTTCGGCGGGTTCTGTGACATCGCCGGGATGACCGCCCTCGACCCGTACACCGAGGACGAGAAGCCGTACCTCATGGTCGACCGGCCAGCCTGGCAGCGCATCGCCGTCATGCTCGCCGGGGTTTTCGTGAACATCGTCCTGGCCATGGCCATCATCTTCGGGGTGGCGCTGGTCTGGGGGCTTCCCTCGACGTCGACGCAGCAGGTCCCTGCGGTTGTCGCTGAGACGATGTGCACCCCCGCCACGATCGCGGATGCAAAGGCCGACGGAGGGGCGGGACGCTGCGAGGGTGACGGCCCGGCCGCCGACTCTGGCCTGCAGGTCGGTGACACAGTGACCTCGGTGAATGGGGTGGCGGTCGAGGACTTCCCGGAGATGGTCGAGCAGCTGGACATCGTCGGTGCGGACGCGGCGGACGCCGGTGCGTCCGTCGGGGACCGCGTCACCGTGCCCGCGACCGTCGACCGCGACGGTTCCACCGTCACTCTCGATCTCCAGGTCGAGGTGGTGGAGCGGGAGACGCAGTCCGGTGGCAGCACACTCACCGGGGCGATCGGCATGCGCATCGACAATCCCAATGCTGAACTCGTGCAGTACAACCCGATCACCGCGGTCGGCGGCACCGTCGACTACTCCTGGTACATCGTGAAGGAGACCGCCAAGGCACTCGTCGATCTGCCTCAGCGGTACTGGCCGGTGGTGGAGTCCATCTTCGGTGGCGACCGGTCCAACGATTCCCCGGTGAGTGTGGTCGGTGCGTCCCGCGCCGGTGGCGAGCTCATCGAACACGACCAGTGGATGGCATTCCTGCTGCTGCTGGCCAACCTCAATTTCTTCCTCGCCGCGTTCAACCTGGTGCCGTTGCCGCCGATGGACGGCGGGCACGCGGTGATCGTCCTCTACGAGAAGATCCGGGACTGGTTCCGGCGTCGCCGCGGTCTGGAACCCGGCGGGCCGGCGGACTACACCCGGCTGCTGCCGGTGACCTACGCCATCACCGCGATCCTGTTGGTGTTCGGTGTGACGGTGATGGTCGCCGATGTGGTGAACCCGGTCCGCCTGTTCTGA
- a CDS encoding TM2 domain-containing protein → MTVPRAHGWGEQYPQYSGPAGATGYPQNYPQDGYSQNYQQVGYQQAYPQTAYQSGYAPMGGVSPKSRGIGALLAFFFGFCGAHNFYFGKKNRGIAQLCMTGGGWALLFFFPVVLSLGIGNNTVIGIFELVRIVGVLLLFLGVGIWAFVEFIMILGKAETYRYDGDGLVIQ, encoded by the coding sequence ATGACCGTTCCCAGAGCACACGGGTGGGGAGAGCAGTACCCGCAGTACTCAGGTCCAGCTGGGGCGACCGGCTACCCGCAGAACTATCCGCAGGATGGTTACTCGCAGAACTACCAGCAGGTGGGTTATCAACAGGCGTATCCGCAGACCGCCTATCAGTCGGGCTACGCTCCGATGGGGGGAGTGTCACCGAAAAGTCGGGGCATTGGGGCACTGCTCGCCTTCTTCTTCGGTTTCTGCGGCGCCCACAACTTCTACTTCGGGAAGAAGAACCGGGGCATCGCGCAGCTGTGCATGACGGGGGGAGGATGGGCCCTCCTCTTTTTCTTCCCGGTGGTTCTAAGTTTGGGCATCGGCAACAATACCGTCATCGGCATCTTTGAATTGGTGAGGATAGTTGGCGTACTTCTACTGTTCCTGGGTGTCGGTATCTGGGCTTTCGTCGAGTTCATCATGATCCTGGGGAAGGCCGAGACGTACCGGTACGACGGGGATGGTCTGGTCATTCAGTAA
- the dxr gene encoding 1-deoxy-D-xylulose-5-phosphate reductoisomerase → MVRVKTRVVVLGSTGSIGSQALEIIAENPDQLELVGISAQGSRPDMLLRQARDFGLDASQMAVASDVAANMIDRELDGRVIRGTHSARLLAERAGDFGCTVVLNALVGSLGLDATLATLRGGARLALANKESLVAGGELVLDAAAEGQLIPVDSEHSAIAQCLRAGDRGEVASLVLTASGGPFRGWTRSELETVTPLQAAHHPTWSMGQMNSLNTATMVNKGLEVIEASLLFAMPADRIEVTVHPEMAVHSMVTFVDGSTIAQASRRSMKLPIALALAWPHRIAGMKEPLDFRTASTWNFEPVDDEVFPAVRLARDAALAGGCMPAVYNAANEEAAVEFLAGTLSFPHIVDTVTAVLDDCARFTDRPRDLDDVLEAERAARASAHERMASWTTR, encoded by the coding sequence ATGGTCCGGGTGAAGACGCGTGTAGTGGTGCTCGGCAGCACCGGATCCATCGGTAGTCAGGCCCTGGAGATCATTGCGGAGAACCCTGACCAGCTGGAACTCGTCGGCATCTCCGCCCAGGGGTCCCGCCCGGACATGCTTCTGCGGCAGGCCCGTGACTTCGGCCTCGACGCCTCGCAGATGGCGGTCGCCAGCGATGTCGCCGCCAACATGATCGACCGGGAGCTCGACGGCCGTGTGATCCGCGGCACCCATTCGGCCCGGCTCCTGGCGGAGCGGGCGGGAGACTTCGGGTGCACCGTCGTCCTCAACGCCCTGGTCGGCTCGTTGGGTCTGGACGCGACCCTCGCCACCCTCCGTGGTGGTGCCCGGCTTGCCCTGGCGAACAAAGAATCTCTCGTCGCCGGTGGTGAGCTGGTCCTCGACGCGGCGGCGGAGGGACAGCTCATCCCGGTGGATTCGGAGCATTCCGCGATCGCCCAGTGCCTGCGGGCCGGCGACCGCGGGGAGGTGGCGTCCCTCGTCCTCACCGCGTCCGGTGGGCCGTTCCGGGGATGGACGCGCAGCGAGCTCGAAACGGTCACTCCGCTGCAGGCCGCCCACCATCCGACCTGGTCGATGGGGCAGATGAATTCCCTGAACACGGCAACGATGGTGAACAAGGGTCTGGAGGTGATCGAGGCCTCCCTGCTGTTCGCCATGCCGGCCGACCGTATTGAGGTCACCGTGCACCCGGAGATGGCGGTGCATTCCATGGTGACCTTCGTCGACGGGTCGACGATCGCCCAGGCCTCCCGACGGTCGATGAAGCTGCCGATTGCCCTGGCGCTGGCCTGGCCGCACCGGATCGCGGGGATGAAGGAGCCGTTGGATTTCCGGACCGCGTCCACCTGGAATTTCGAGCCGGTCGACGACGAGGTCTTTCCGGCGGTCCGGCTCGCACGGGACGCCGCACTGGCTGGTGGCTGCATGCCCGCGGTGTACAACGCGGCCAATGAGGAGGCGGCGGTGGAGTTCCTTGCCGGAACGTTGAGTTTCCCGCATATCGTGGACACGGTCACCGCGGTCCTCGACGACTGTGCCCGGTTCACCGACCGGCCCCGTGACCTTGATGACGTGCTCGAGGCGGAACGCGCCGCCCGTGCCTCCGCCCATGAAAGGATGGCTTCGTGGACTACGCGCTAG
- the map gene encoding type I methionyl aminopeptidase, producing the protein MTTKTRALLTPGTPTPIRTVPANIQRPEYAWKDEVQENVGEPWVQTPEIVEAMRESSRIAADALSAAGAAVAPGVTTDEIDRIAHEYMCDHGAYPSCLGYRHFPKAACVSLNEIVCHGIPDSTVIQDGDIVNIDITAYKNGVHGDTNATYLAGDVSEEHRLLVERTYTAMWRGIKAVKPGREISVIGRVIESYAKRFGYNVVRDFTGHGVGPTFHNGLIIVHHDEEAYNTVLEPGMTLTIEPMLNLGGLDYRIWDDDWTVQNTDGKWSAQFEHTMVVTEDGVEVLTLREGEKDQTKK; encoded by the coding sequence ATGACCACGAAGACCCGAGCTCTCCTGACCCCCGGCACGCCCACCCCGATCCGTACCGTCCCCGCGAACATCCAGCGACCGGAGTACGCGTGGAAGGACGAGGTGCAGGAGAATGTCGGCGAGCCGTGGGTGCAGACCCCCGAAATTGTGGAGGCCATGCGTGAATCCTCCCGGATCGCCGCCGACGCCCTGTCTGCCGCCGGTGCCGCCGTGGCGCCGGGAGTGACCACCGACGAGATTGACCGGATCGCCCACGAGTACATGTGCGACCACGGTGCCTACCCGTCCTGCCTGGGCTACCGGCACTTCCCGAAGGCTGCCTGTGTGAGCCTCAACGAGATTGTCTGCCACGGGATCCCGGATTCCACCGTCATCCAGGACGGCGACATCGTCAACATTGACATCACCGCCTACAAGAACGGTGTCCACGGGGACACGAATGCCACCTATCTCGCCGGCGATGTCTCGGAGGAGCACCGCCTGTTGGTTGAGCGGACGTACACCGCGATGTGGCGGGGTATCAAGGCGGTGAAGCCGGGCCGTGAGATCAGTGTGATCGGCCGCGTCATTGAGAGCTACGCGAAGCGGTTCGGGTACAACGTGGTCCGTGATTTCACCGGTCATGGCGTCGGCCCGACCTTCCACAACGGGCTGATCATCGTTCACCATGACGAGGAGGCGTACAACACCGTGCTGGAGCCAGGGATGACGCTGACCATCGAGCCGATGCTCAACCTCGGCGGCCTGGACTACCGCATCTGGGACGATGACTGGACCGTGCAGAACACCGACGGGAAGTGGTCGGCACAGTTCGAGCACACCATGGTCGTCACCGAGGACGGCGTCGAGGTGCTGACCCTGCGCGAGGGGGAGAAGGACCAGACGAAGAAGTAG
- a CDS encoding alanine/glycine:cation symporter family protein, producing the protein MSFTDRLSGWLSDADSFVWGPWLLIPLLLGTGIILTIRLRGVQFRKLIPALRLGLLDRSDDGGEGDISQYQALTTALAATVGVGNIVGVATAISIGGPGALFWMWMTGLAGMASKYSEAFLGVRFRIKDAKGNMSGGPQRYLERGIKGPLGKFLAWFFMIAAVIASFGIGNMTQANAVSENLEESFNIDPMVSGIIMFVLVGAVLLGGISSIGKVTSAFVPLMIVIYIIGGIVVLCINASEIPHAFGLIFSDAFTGTSAIGGFVGSGILMALQMGVARGIFSNESGMGSAAIAAAAAKTTHPVRQGLVSMTQTFIDTIIVVSFTGLVIISAGVWDQGKERAGLMTSDAFKEALPGDWGGHIVTISIVFFAFSTILGWSYYGERCAQRIFGSHATVPYRALFTCVVVVGATMELDMAWTFSDLANGLMALPNLIGLLILSGLIARETKAYLDFDPELKASAKDVEKFLIDAKSPWSMTSAADAQSMR; encoded by the coding sequence ATGTCGTTCACCGACAGACTCAGCGGTTGGCTGAGCGATGCTGACAGCTTCGTCTGGGGCCCCTGGCTTCTTATCCCTCTCCTCCTCGGCACCGGCATCATCCTCACGATCCGCCTTCGCGGAGTTCAGTTCCGCAAGCTCATCCCTGCTTTGCGCCTCGGTCTCCTCGACCGCAGTGACGACGGCGGTGAGGGCGACATCTCCCAGTACCAGGCACTGACCACCGCGCTGGCAGCCACGGTCGGAGTCGGCAATATCGTCGGTGTGGCCACCGCCATTTCCATCGGTGGCCCCGGAGCCCTGTTCTGGATGTGGATGACCGGTCTGGCCGGCATGGCATCCAAGTACTCCGAAGCATTCCTCGGAGTCCGTTTCCGCATCAAGGACGCCAAGGGCAACATGTCCGGCGGACCTCAGCGCTACCTGGAGCGCGGCATCAAGGGCCCGCTCGGCAAGTTCCTCGCCTGGTTCTTCATGATCGCCGCCGTCATCGCCTCCTTCGGCATCGGCAACATGACCCAGGCCAACGCCGTCTCAGAGAACCTCGAGGAATCCTTCAACATCGACCCGATGGTCTCCGGCATCATCATGTTCGTCCTCGTCGGCGCCGTCCTCCTCGGCGGCATCAGCTCCATCGGCAAAGTGACCTCCGCCTTCGTCCCCCTGATGATCGTCATCTACATCATCGGCGGCATCGTGGTGCTGTGCATCAATGCCAGCGAGATCCCCCACGCCTTCGGACTCATCTTTTCCGACGCGTTCACCGGCACGTCAGCCATCGGCGGCTTCGTCGGCTCCGGCATTCTGATGGCCCTGCAGATGGGCGTGGCCCGCGGCATCTTCTCCAACGAGTCCGGTATGGGCTCCGCGGCCATCGCCGCCGCTGCGGCGAAGACCACCCACCCGGTCCGTCAGGGACTCGTGTCGATGACGCAGACCTTCATCGACACCATCATCGTCGTGTCCTTCACCGGCCTGGTCATTATCAGTGCCGGCGTCTGGGACCAGGGCAAGGAACGCGCGGGGCTGATGACCTCCGACGCCTTCAAGGAGGCCCTGCCTGGTGACTGGGGTGGCCACATCGTGACCATCTCTATCGTCTTCTTCGCCTTCTCCACGATCCTCGGCTGGTCCTACTACGGTGAGCGCTGCGCCCAGCGCATCTTCGGCTCCCACGCCACCGTCCCGTATCGCGCCCTCTTCACCTGCGTGGTCGTCGTCGGCGCAACGATGGAACTGGACATGGCCTGGACCTTCTCGGACCTCGCGAACGGTCTCATGGCGCTGCCGAACCTCATCGGCCTGCTCATCCTCTCCGGCCTTATCGCCCGGGAGACGAAGGCCTACCTGGACTTCGACCCGGAGCTCAAGGCGTCCGCGAAGGACGTCGAGAAGTTCCTCATCGACGCCAAATCGCCCTGGTCAATGACCAGTGCCGCCGACGCGCAGTCGATGCGCTGA
- a CDS encoding DUF2631 domain-containing protein, giving the protein MADHGTKVEVYNGVSTEDEPSAAWGWHQFPRKTTIIIGYVAGIAMFGFLFGNHKGRVEDIYIVVLGLAVLIGVTLYARHSSPNRKLPANRTTVTSHNKPVGHQEPVWTEDQHNLTGAYADLTTAELRSWNLPGVGVDGVESVPTPPHGLAHHK; this is encoded by the coding sequence GTGGCTGACCACGGCACGAAGGTCGAAGTGTACAACGGTGTTTCCACGGAGGACGAGCCGTCCGCCGCCTGGGGCTGGCACCAGTTCCCGCGGAAGACCACCATCATCATCGGTTATGTCGCAGGAATCGCCATGTTCGGATTCCTGTTCGGTAACCACAAGGGCAGGGTCGAGGACATCTACATCGTCGTCCTGGGGCTGGCTGTCCTCATCGGCGTCACCCTCTACGCCCGCCACTCCTCCCCGAACCGGAAGCTCCCCGCTAACCGGACGACCGTGACCTCGCACAACAAGCCGGTCGGTCACCAGGAGCCGGTCTGGACCGAGGACCAGCATAACCTCACCGGCGCCTACGCCGACCTCACGACCGCCGAGCTGCGCTCCTGGAACCTCCCGGGTGTCGGCGTCGACGGTGTCGAGAGCGTCCCCACCCCGCCGCACGGTCTGGCCCACCACAAGTAG
- a CDS encoding NAD(P)-dependent alcohol dehydrogenase, which translates to MTTTVHAAVLNGVEEPFAFQELTLRDIRPDEVLVKIAAVGLCHTDLAVQHGDIPGVFPFVLGHEGAGVVEQVGDAVVGISAGDSVAMSFAACGHCRNCLAGQPAYCANFMPLNFAGIREDGTTSLQDADGNEVHGNFFGQSSFASYAIAEARNVVVLPEGAPVEISGPLGCGIQTGAGTVLNSLNVPAGGSIVVTGTGAVGLSGIMGAKVAGATTIIAVDIIDERLEFAKKLGATHTINSRNEDPVARIQEITGGGASYALDTTAVPVVVQQVIEATAFGAKIALVGVPRPGATLDLGLISAAGKTLVGAIEGDSIPQIFIPQMIELYKAGEFPFDELVTTYPFDHIEQAIADTGSGKAVKAVLVMPE; encoded by the coding sequence ATGACCACTACAGTGCACGCTGCAGTCCTCAACGGCGTCGAGGAACCGTTCGCCTTCCAGGAACTCACTCTGCGGGACATCCGCCCTGATGAGGTGCTGGTAAAGATCGCCGCTGTGGGTCTCTGCCACACCGATCTCGCCGTCCAGCATGGTGATATTCCGGGGGTCTTCCCGTTCGTCCTCGGTCACGAGGGTGCGGGCGTTGTCGAGCAGGTCGGCGATGCGGTCGTGGGGATCAGTGCCGGGGATTCCGTCGCGATGTCCTTCGCCGCCTGCGGTCACTGCCGCAACTGCCTGGCCGGACAGCCCGCCTACTGTGCGAACTTCATGCCGTTGAACTTCGCCGGGATCCGCGAGGACGGGACCACCTCCCTGCAGGACGCCGACGGTAACGAAGTCCACGGCAACTTCTTCGGCCAGTCGTCGTTCGCCTCCTACGCGATCGCGGAGGCGCGCAATGTCGTGGTGCTGCCCGAGGGTGCGCCGGTGGAGATCTCCGGCCCGCTCGGCTGCGGCATCCAGACCGGTGCCGGCACCGTGCTGAACTCGCTGAACGTCCCGGCGGGTGGCAGCATCGTGGTCACCGGTACCGGGGCGGTGGGGCTCTCCGGGATCATGGGCGCCAAGGTCGCCGGTGCGACGACGATCATCGCTGTCGACATCATCGATGAGCGACTGGAATTCGCGAAGAAGCTCGGTGCGACGCACACGATCAACTCGAGGAACGAGGATCCGGTCGCCAGGATCCAGGAGATCACCGGCGGTGGTGCCAGCTATGCGCTGGACACCACTGCGGTGCCGGTGGTCGTCCAGCAGGTGATCGAGGCCACCGCCTTCGGAGCCAAGATCGCCCTGGTCGGTGTTCCGAGGCCGGGTGCGACCCTCGACCTCGGGCTCATCTCTGCAGCGGGTAAGACACTTGTCGGTGCGATCGAAGGCGATTCGATTCCGCAGATTTTCATCCCGCAGATGATCGAGTTGTACAAGGCCGGTGAATTCCCCTTCGACGAACTCGTGACGACCTACCCCTTCGACCACATCGAACAGGCCATCGCCGACACCGGCTCCGGAAAGGCTGTGAAGGCTGTTCTGGTCATGCCGGAATAG
- the rlmN gene encoding 23S rRNA (adenine(2503)-C(2))-methyltransferase RlmN has protein sequence MAEPVQLQFRAPTRGMPPTHLADLTDDEVKAAVKEAGLPGFRANQIARQYYGRLEGDPLAMTDLPENLRATVKDALFPTLMEPLRHVSCDDGQTRKTLWKLHDATLLESVLMRYPDRATLCISSQAGCGMACPFCATGQGGLDRNLSTAEIVEQVRAAAKSMRDGEVEGGEGRLSNIVFMGMGEPLANYKRVIAAIKRITSPSPEGFGISQRNITVSTVGLAPAIRRLADEGMHMRLAVSLHCPDDELRDTLVPVNNRWDIDEVLDAAAYYAEKSGRRVSIEYALIKEVNDHPWRADLLGKRLRKKLGNQVHVNLIPLNPTPGSEWDASPKHVQDEFVRRVTEQGVACTVRDTRGQEIAAACGQLAAEER, from the coding sequence ATGGCTGAACCCGTACAACTGCAGTTCCGTGCCCCGACCCGTGGCATGCCCCCGACCCACTTGGCCGACCTCACTGACGATGAGGTGAAGGCCGCGGTCAAGGAGGCCGGTCTCCCCGGCTTCCGTGCCAACCAGATTGCCCGCCAGTACTACGGCCGCCTCGAAGGCGATCCCCTGGCGATGACCGACCTGCCGGAGAACCTCCGCGCAACGGTGAAGGACGCACTCTTCCCCACCTTGATGGAGCCGCTGCGGCATGTCTCCTGTGATGACGGGCAGACCCGCAAGACCCTGTGGAAGCTCCATGACGCGACCCTCCTGGAGAGCGTCCTCATGCGGTACCCGGACCGGGCCACGCTGTGCATCTCCTCCCAGGCCGGTTGCGGTATGGCCTGCCCCTTCTGCGCGACCGGTCAAGGCGGTCTCGACCGTAACCTCTCCACCGCCGAGATCGTTGAGCAGGTCCGCGCGGCGGCGAAGTCGATGCGCGACGGTGAGGTCGAGGGCGGCGAAGGCCGACTGTCCAATATCGTCTTTATGGGCATGGGGGAGCCGCTGGCGAACTACAAGCGGGTCATCGCCGCGATCAAGCGGATCACCTCTCCGTCTCCGGAGGGCTTCGGCATCTCTCAGCGCAATATCACCGTCTCCACGGTGGGCCTGGCCCCGGCCATCCGACGGCTCGCGGACGAGGGTATGCACATGCGCCTTGCTGTCAGCCTGCACTGCCCGGACGATGAACTGCGGGACACGCTCGTCCCGGTCAACAACCGGTGGGACATCGACGAGGTGCTGGACGCCGCCGCGTACTACGCGGAGAAGTCGGGGCGTCGCGTCTCCATCGAGTACGCCCTGATCAAGGAGGTCAACGATCATCCTTGGCGCGCCGATCTGCTCGGCAAGCGGCTGCGGAAGAAGCTCGGTAACCAGGTGCACGTCAATCTCATCCCGCTGAACCCCACCCCGGGGTCGGAGTGGGACGCCTCGCCGAAGCATGTGCAGGACGAGTTCGTGCGTCGCGTCACGGAGCAGGGTGTGGCCTGCACGGTGCGTGACACCCGCGGCCAGGAGATCGCCGCGGCCTGCGGCCAGCTCGCCGCCGAGGAGCGCTGA
- a CDS encoding carboxymuconolactone decarboxylase family protein has product MGELGPLNFVVERLGARVQGKKTLGVFATIGRVRRMLPAWLLYSATMMPFGVLGRAESELVILRVAALKGRGGGEYELDHHWALGRKAGLIDGEIVAATRVGDGLEPGRHGFHGRRGAMLDVADEIVEFGEVSDAAWDRLASYLSDRECVALVMLATNYAGLATALTVLGTPVDEGW; this is encoded by the coding sequence GTGGGTGAACTCGGCCCACTGAACTTCGTGGTGGAGCGTCTCGGAGCCCGCGTCCAGGGGAAAAAGACGCTCGGGGTGTTCGCGACCATTGGACGGGTACGCCGGATGTTGCCGGCGTGGTTGCTCTATTCGGCGACGATGATGCCTTTCGGTGTGCTGGGCCGGGCGGAGTCCGAGCTCGTGATCCTGCGGGTTGCCGCACTGAAGGGTCGTGGGGGCGGGGAGTATGAGCTGGACCATCATTGGGCCCTCGGGAGGAAGGCGGGTCTGATCGACGGGGAGATTGTCGCGGCAACGCGGGTCGGTGACGGTCTGGAGCCGGGTCGGCACGGTTTTCACGGACGTCGGGGGGCGATGCTCGACGTCGCCGATGAGATCGTGGAATTCGGGGAGGTGTCGGACGCCGCTTGGGACAGGCTGGCGTCCTACCTCAGCGACCGGGAGTGTGTGGCGCTGGTGATGCTGGCGACGAACTACGCCGGCCTGGCGACCGCACTGACGGTGCTGGGGACGCCGGTCGATGAGGGGTGGTAG